The nucleotide sequence AATAGTGTGGGAATGATATGAGACGTGTAGTAATGGTGTGGGGCGTGTGGGAATGGTGCGGGACGTGTGGGAATGGTGCGGGGCGTGTGGTGGCGGgtaagtttttattattattactattatttgcTACCACaggcgtggccacacatttacaatgctaaccagcatgtatACATTGTCTTCTGATCTCCTGGTGTATACATGAATTTGTTTACTTGTGATTTGTTCTTCCTGTATTTCTTACATGATCTTTATTTTTCCTTTTAGGCTATTTTTTTCTTAGCTGTCTTATCTTTTTCTCtttgtttttatttaattatCTCTAAGAATTCTCCGACCATCTGGTTCTCACTTTTATAGAAAGTTTGTCTTCCCATCTCCTCCGCTGCTCCTCTCGCCTCAGCTCTCATATAAACTACACAACCGACGACCTCACAACAGTGGCCACTGGCTTCCGTTACTGTTTCATGCGGCAAGGATAATGTCTTCATCTCGTTCTGCATGAAGACCAGGTTTAGCCTTGGTGATATTTCCTTCCCATTTTCCATGTTACCTTATTAACATGTGTTACGTTGTTCCTTTTGGCTACATCTTCCAGCTTTGTTCTTCATGTTTCTTAATTTCCTCTCGAATCCATTGAATCCCAGTCAATTTCTTTGATAAAAGTCATCCACATTGAGTTGGGAATAACTTTCTCCAGTAAACATTCATGACAATACACAATAAACACTTCCCTCTGGTAATGGTGAAAATACAAGATGAacaaattatataaaatacataagCGGGCGAATGAGTACAAGATATGAATTACTAATGGTTTAATGTCACTATATTAAGTACATTATAATACATAATAAACACTAATACATAGCTAAACATTAAAATGCATGTTAATACCTGTACCTAGTTATCAATTTTAATATATACTAATACATGGATACATAAAGTAATACACACTTACACTTATACATAATCGAACAGTGTTAATATATAGTAaggcaaagattatatatatatatatatatatatatatatatatatatatatatatatatatatatatatatatatatatatatatatatatatatatatatatatatatatatatatatatatatatatatatatatatatatattagtatattttggtagcagtctttcctgtagacatatattattaaatatgaccgaaaaagtaagattaataattctaacacgaattttctcaatctttcgtacatttcttttcactgttggaggtaaaaaaaaaattaattctccaaaattcatttttatttctagtctgacgcgacacgagcgcgtttcgtaaaacttattacattttcaaagactttagtttacaaatacacaactgaatagaacttacgcatctccgattttatatctacattttagtgaggtggatggggtgaggtggcattaatagggcattaatttcatcaacacaagacagaacaagaggtggcattaatagggtattaatttcatcaacacaagacagaacacgaaacaatgggtattgaatagaagtgtttgtagaaagcctattggtctatatttcttgatgcttctatattggagcggagtcttgaggtgggtagaatatagttgtgcattaattggctgttgattgctggtgttgacttcttgatgtgtagtgcctcgcaaacgtcaagccgcctgctatcgctgtatctatcgatgatttctgtgttgtttactaggatttctctggcgatggtttggttgtgggaagagattatatgttccttaatggagccctgttgcttatgcatcgttaaatgcctagaaagagatgttgttgtcttgcctatatactgggttttttggagcttacagtccccaagagggcatttgaaggcatagacgacgttagtctcttttaaagcgttctgttttgtgtctggaaagtttctcatgagtaggctggccgtttttctggtttaatagtaaatcgtcagttgtatgatGTCttggacgaaaccattggagaagccgttgttgactaggacctgccttaccctacagagttcttcgtcgacttgcttccattctgagctgtggctgagagcacggtcgacatatgcgttaacaacactcctcttgtacctgtctgggcagtcgctgttggcatttaggcacattcctatgttcgtttccttagtgtagactgcagtgtggaaacctccgctcttttccatgactgttacatctagaaagggcagcttcccatccttttccatctcgtaagtgaaacgcagcacggaactctgctcaaatacctccttcagctcctgcagatgtctgacatcaggtacctgtgtaaaaatgtcgtcagcatacctgcagtatatggccggtttcaagttcatgtcgactaagacttttcgctcgatggtacccatgtagaagtttgcaaacaggacacctaggggagaacccatggcgaccccatctacttgcttatacatgtgcccatccgggctcaagaagggtgcctctttagtacaagcttggagtagtttcctcagaatattttctggtatgtcaagaggagtacaggctggatcacgacacactctgtcggctatcatcccgattgtctcgtccacaggtacgttggtaaacagcgattctacgtccaacgaggctcttatccttgtggcccgtgtgccccgcagtaagtcaacaaattcctttggagacttcaggctgaaggcgcagggaacataaggagtcagcaggccgttgagtcgcttcgccagtctgtaggtgggtgtaggtatctcgctaatgattggccgaagtgggtttccaggcttgtgtgtcttgacatttccatacgcatatccacacctataccccctattagactattttacaggaacttcttttccacagctcataaaacggaggaaagggtcctgaaagatattgttaatagaaacgttatccctacagataaaaatcagaggatacaactgacgatttactataaaaccagaaaaacggccagcctactcatgagaaactctccagacacaaaacagaacgctttaaaagagactaacgtcgtctatgccttcaaatgccctcttggggactgtaagctccaaaaaaaacagtatataggcaagacaacaacatctctttctaggcgtttaacgatgcataagcaacagggctccattaaggaacatataatctcttcccacaaccaaaccatcgccagagaaatcctagtaaacaacacagaaatcatcgatagatacagcgatagcaggcggcatgacgtttgcgaggcactacacatcaagaagtcaacaccagcaatcaacagccaattaatgcacaactatattctacccacctcaagactccgctccaatatagaagcatcaagaaatatggaccaataggctttctacaaacacttctattaaatacccattgtttcgtgttctgtcttgtgttgatgaaattaataccctattaatgccacctcttgttctgtcttgtgttgatgaaattaataccctattaatgccacctcaccccatccacctcactaaaatgtagatataaaatcggagatgcgtaagttctattcagttgtgtatttgtaaactaaagtctttgaaaatgtaataagttttacgaaacgcgctcgtgtcgcgtcagaccagaaataaaaatgaattttggagaattgatttttgagttacctccaacagtgaaaagaaatgtacgaaagattaagaaaattcgtgttagaattattaatcttactttttcggtcatatttaataatatatatatatatatatatatatatatatatatatatatatatatatatatatatatatatatatatatatatatatatatatatatatatatatatagcggagTGACACTCTCATtagctgggtgacgctgtcctcaggtGAGTGATGCTGTTTTTCAGCTGAGTGACTTTCCTCAAACGAGTGACGGTGTCTTCAATTGTATTGCTGAATATtagtacacattatatatatatatatatatatgtgtgtgtcgtacgtaatagccagaacgcacttctcagcctactatgcaaggcccgatttgcctaataagccaagttttcatgaattaattgtttttcgactacctaacctacctaacctaacctaatctaactttttcggctacctaacctaacctataaagataggttaagttaggttaggtggggttggttaggttcggtcatatatatacgttagttttaactccaataaaaaaattaacctcatacataatgaaatgggtagctttatcatttcataagaaaaaaaattgagaaaatatatcaattcaggaaaacttggcttattaggcaaatcgggccttgtatagtaggctgagaagtgcgttctggctactaggtacgacatatatatatatatatatatatatatatatatatatatatatatatatatatatatatatatatatatatataatgtgtactaATATTCAGCAATACAATTGAAGACACCGTCACTCGTTTGAGGAAAGTCACTCAGCTGAAAAACAGCATCACTCacctgaggacagcgtcacccagctaATGAAAGTGTCACTCCGCTGAGGTCACCGTCCCCCAGCTCAGAAAAGCATCACACAGCTGAAGAGAACGTCATTCAGCTGCGGATAATAGAACCAGCCTACAACCAGCTGGAGAGTGATGTCAGTCCCCAGGGTTTCTCCTCAGGTTTCATTGACGGGTATACATCTCAAGCGTGTCCATCTGTCTCTTTTTCAAGCTTGTCCTTCAAGCTTGCCCAATCAAACGTTCTCTATTGAGCTTCGTCACTCAACTCTTATTATCCATGAGGCTTCTCCCCCTAGAGGTTCATTTTCAGGCTTCCCCTCGAGAGGTTTACCCTCATGCTTCCCCCTAGAGGTTTACCCTCAGGCTTCCCCCCTAGAGGTTTACCCTCAGGCTTCCCCCCTAGAGGTTTACTCTCACGCTTCCCCTCCTCAGTCATCCTCTCCTCAGGCTCACTGTCCTCAGGCTTTCCCTCCTCAGGCTTTCCCCTCCTCAGGCTTCCTCCTCCTCAGGCTTCCCCCTCCTCAGGCTTTCCCGTCCTCAGGCTTCCCCTCCTCAGACTTTCCCTTCAGGTTCCTCATCAAATTGGTCATCATCATCGTCGGCCTCCTGCACGCAGAGTGGGCTGCGTTCCTCCTGGCAACTCTGGTCGGTCATGTAGTAGTAGTGTTCGTAGGTCAAGGCGGAGCACCTGAGGACATCCCAAGGAACACCGTCAACCTTTTCTTCTTACACAAACAATTGGATCATATAAACAAAAGCATAAATTCCATCCAAGAAACTCTGAACATAAAAAAAACGCACGAAAGAACACAATAAAACAGGAAACTGCAGGAGTGATTATAGGTCCATGCAAGGCAGCTTCCAGAGTTCCCACGAAAAATATATGAGTGTATAGGGATTGTCAGTGGAagtggaggggggcgaggggggagggaaaggatCTGGGTCACAAATGGACCCGACCATTAATACGAGTCCATAGGACCATGTACGTCTGGTCATCATAGAGAACCAGGTACGTCTGGTCATtacagaggaccaggtacgtttggtcatcacagaggaccaggtaTATCTGGtcatcacagaggaccaggtacgtctggtcATCACAGGGGACCAGGTATATCTGGtcatcacagaggaccaggtaTATCTGGtcatcacagaggaccaggtacgtctggtcatcacagaggaccaggtaTATCTTGTCATCACAGTGGACCAGGTATATCTGGTCATCACAGAGGACCAGATACATCTGGtcatcacagaggaccaggtacgttTGGTCATCACAGAAGACCAGGTACGTCTGGtcatcacagaggaccaggtacgtcttGTCATtacagaggaccaggtacgtctggtcATCACCGAAGACCAGGTACCTCTGGTAATCACAGAAGACCAGGTACGTCTAGTCATCAGCCCATCCTACCTGGAAGATCACTTAGTTCTACCTGGCTGACCAGTCTCGAGTTGTCACAAGGTcattaaactgatgtactaaattgccagaacctaacccaacccaggaTCCACGAATGGTGAAAGTAACAGCCCGTCAATATAGCGAGCCGCTATGGTTTACAGTACATCTTATTTTGACTTTGGAGATTTATGCGTCGTCCAGGTTGAGAGGCCAGGTTGAGCACACATTAGGTCCATCAGCAGAAATTCCAAAATAGGTGCGTAAAGCAGTAGATCTAATAAATAATGATTAACTCATACTTTTGAATAGAATATTTTATGGATATTTATTGCCAATTTCTATTTACTAATTAATGTTAATAAAAAATTACAAATGTGTTTGCTCTtcattgttataactggttacaaATATTGTGAACATATTTGTTaagattttatgtaaatatttttttttaatttttaactaaaattacattttattttattgttttataaGAAAGTTGACAATAATTCATTTCCAAAGAATAACATTAATTCTTGATGTCGCCTAATTGAATGTAAATATTAAATCACCACTTCCATAATAATGCTTGGCGAATATCTAGCCAAGCAACATTTTATAAATGCTGTTTCGTTTTATAAGCACGTCATATTAAAAATTTATCAATAAACCCCATTGTTCCACAGAACCCCTGCATGAGAGTCACTGTTATAGACAGTAAACCAAGTGGGTACACAAGCTTACCATTCCTATCGTCTGCACAATTGAACTAGAAAAAAAGTGAATCATTACCATCCCTCCTGACGATTGGCGGGCGCCTGGGTGTAGGAGAAGCAGGGGGCATCTGGTAGGGCAGCGGAGGGACTGCTGAAGGGGTCAGTGTGGGGCGGGGGGCGCGGCACACACGAGATGCTGTGCCTGCAACAGTAACACAAGTATATACTACGGTTAATCCCTCTCCAAacaggtactggcacacaacaaactctctccaagcaggtactggcaaACGGTACACGTACTAACCTCACAGATCAGAAGGGTGACTCTAGGGGCACTAACCTCACAGATCAGTAGGGAGACCTTAGGGGCACTAACCTCACAGATCATTAGGGAGACCTTAGGGGCACTAACCTCACAGATCATTAGGGAGACCTTAGGGGCACTAACCTCACAGATCAGTAGGGAGACTTTAGGGGCACTAACCTCACAGATCAGTAGGGAGACCTTAGTGGCACTAGCCTCACAGATCAGTAGGGAGACCTTAAGGACACTAATCTCACAGATCAGTAGGAAGACCTTAGGGGCACTAGCCTTACAGATCACTAGGGAGACCTTAGGATCACTAACCTCACAGCCCAGTAGGAAGACCTTAGGGGCGCTAACCTCACAGCCCAGTAGGGAGACCTTAGGAGCACTAACCTCACAGCCCAGTAGAAAGACCTTAGGGACACTAACCTCACAGCCCAGTAGGAAGAACTTAGGGGCACTAACCTCACAGCCCAGTAGGGAGACCTTAGGAGCACTAACCTCACAGCCCAGTAGGGAGACCTTAGGGACACTAACCTCACAGCCCAGTAGGGAGTCCCTAAAGGTATGACAGATTCGTCCACGGTCCACGACCAAGCGTTGGTATCCAAGTCGAACCGGCCACCGACCCAGTAATCAGTCGTCAGCCCTGCAACACCATATACCAGCAATACTTATCGTGTATCGCTCTGTCATAAATGTGCAGTGATCTTTGTAATCTTCACTGAGCACAATGCACGGAATTGTGTTCCGTACTATGCTCCGAAAAAAAAtcgccaaagaatgtgttatgtttaccatatttctctgggtttgagaatatggtCAAGGCTTTTTGATATAcgtgtattgtttagctacgaaaatactgttggtaaactattagttagaaacaaccctcgtagtgataattgtatcatttataaaataccttgtaaagactgtaataggttctatgtagGGCAATCATCTAATGATTTGAAATGGGGAATTTCGCAACACAAATACTTTGTAAGACATGATCAATtgcctaatgctttg is from Procambarus clarkii isolate CNS0578487 chromosome 54, FALCON_Pclarkii_2.0, whole genome shotgun sequence and encodes:
- the LOC138352780 gene encoding uncharacterized protein, whose translation is MSKQVDGVAMGSPLGVLFANFYMGLTTDYWVGGRFDLDTNAWSWTVDESVIPLGTPYWAVRHSISCVPRPPPHTDPFSSPSAALPDAPCFSYTQAPANRQEGWCSALTYEHYYYMTDQSCQEERSPLCVQEADDDDDQFDEEPEGKV